The DNA sequence CGAGCTGACCCGGCTCCTGTCCGAAGAAGGCACCCCGGCCTCGTTAACCGAAGGGGGAGAGAACTAATGCCCCGACTCACCACGAAAGTCCTGCGCGCCAACGAATTCTGGGTCTTCCTCGTCATCGTGGCGCTCACCCTCGTCATCCAGGTACGCTCTGGACAGTTCTACACGGCGAACAACCTCGTCGACCTGGCCGGTGCCATGGTCGTTCCCGGCCTCTTCGCCGTCGCCGCGCACCTGGTCCTCGTCTCCGGCGGCATCGACGTGTCATTCCCGGCGCTGGCCTCCCTCGCGGTCTACGTGACGACGAAGGTCCTCGTCGACAGCGGGTGGAACGGGTCCGTCATCGTGCCCTTCCTGATCGCGGCAGCCATCGGAGCACTCCTGGGTGCCTTCAACGGCATCTTCACGTCGAGGCTGACCGTCCCCACGCTCATCATCACCCTGGGCACAGCCAACGTCTTCAACGGCGTCATGCAGGGCGCCCTCAAATCCGTGCAGATCAACATGATCCCCGAATCCATGCGCTCCTTCGGATCAGCCTCCCTCTTCGTCGCCCGCAACGAAAGCTCCGGCCTCCAATCATCCATGCCGGTGTCCTTCCTCATCCTCGTCGCCGTCGTCGCAGTCGCCTTCTTCATCACCCGCTACACGATGTTCGGACGCTCCCTCTTCGCCATCGGCGGC is a window from the Schaalia odontolytica genome containing:
- a CDS encoding ABC transporter permease, which gives rise to MPRLTTKVLRANEFWVFLVIVALTLVIQVRSGQFYTANNLVDLAGAMVVPGLFAVAAHLVLVSGGIDVSFPALASLAVYVTTKVLVDSGWNGSVIVPFLIAAAIGALLGAFNGIFTSRLTVPTLIITLGTANVFNGVMQGALKSVQINMIPESMRSFGSASLFVARNESSGLQSSMPVSFLILVAVVAVAFFITRYTMFGRSLFAIGGDESAAARVGFKVRATKFWLYVIVGIIAALAGMVRTCSMGQMHPTNLLGMEMMVIAAVVLGGTAITGGKGSLTGVMLGTLLIVIVQNSMILMGIPTFWQGFALGLLIIVGTGVSALQVMRARRTAH